The DNA region aacatatcatcatcatccatatcCACTAATCACGTGGCCATAACCCCAACTTTGGCGACATGTGCTTGTTGGACTCACACGAGTACGTCCTTACTTCTTCTCAACTTAAACCCACCCAAGACGTTTCATCTCAGCAGCTACACGTTTCAGATTGAAGCACAAACTTGTTCATCAtacttgctctctctctctctcgctatCTTCTTTATCAACCTAAACAAAACGTTTCACAAACTCGTTCAATCAGATTTCTAGATCTGTTTTCTTCAGAAATTACTGAGATTGTCAATAGAAAACTCATATGTTGCTCTCTTAGAAACTCTACACTTAaaaagatcaaataaaaaatggacCCCTCAATTTGGACACAGAAACTTCTGCATCTAATTAACGTTCCCCTTGATTTCTATGATTCTATACATCAAGCTAGCAAATAAAAAACCACGGACCTGAAGTCTAGTCTTGACAAGCCAAAGAGGATTTGTGGCAATAGTAGTTGCAGCTCCAGCACCAGAACGGACGCAGAAACGGTTAGAGATACGACAATGATCCTCATTATATAATTAGGTACACCTACACTTCTCCTCGTATAAATAAAGAACCTGTACAATACTATGAAAGATATGGAAATTAAGTAAATCAAACTCCCCGCTCCGATAGATCATGATGCAAGGTGatcaatttaattttcaatatatatatttaattttcttttcataacaaaaACTGTTGGTTGTTGTCTCAGGTACCAGCTTGAGCTTATACCTCATATTTTTTGCCATTTTATCTGAATCTGTAGTTTCTCAAAAGATATTCGCCACCGTAACTGTGAGGAAAGACGGAAAAGGCAACTTCAGTAGGATTAGTGATGCAATAGCAGTCGCTCCTGAAAACAACAATGGAGATATCGGATATTTCCATATAGCAATAACGGAGGGAGTTTATGCGGAGTATCTGATCATCCCTTCTAACAAAGGGTATGTGATGATGACGGGGGCCGGTAAGAACCGCACAATCATCACTGGGAACCGCAGCTATGTTGGCGGCTGGAGAACTATGCAATCCGCCACGTTCTGTAATCTaaaatcctcttcttcttttttctcctttctattttcttcttataaaatctctttttagggtttagggtttgattcttaaagagtatttattatttatatggtaatattattttatataggTTTAAAAGTTCTTGAAGTTGGGTTACAATAATAGCATAAAATTATGAATCAAGATTCTTGTTGATgacattataaaaatatacatacgCAAActcataattaatatataatagttCTTTTTTCTGATGTTGTATACAGCGGCGGTGGGAAAAAGGTTTTGCGCGCGGGATATCACATTTCGAAACACGGCGGGCGCAAACAATGCACAAGCGGTTGCTTTACTATCCATGTCAGATCGATCCGTCTTCTACCGATGCAGTTTTGAGGGCTTCCAAGACACACTCTACGTTCACTCCAACTTCCAATTTTACCGCGACTGTGACGTTTACGGGACCGTCGATTTCATCTTTGGAAACCGCAGCCGTCATTTTTCAGAATTGCAATATCTACGTACGGCGTACTCCTACAGTCCTACTGGCACCAATACAGTCACTGCTCAACCCAAATCAAACCTCGGGAGTCATCATCCACAATTCGCGTGTCACTGCTGCTACGGATCTTCTACCGGTTTTGGGATCCACCAAAACGTATTTGGGTCGACCATGGGACAAATACTCGACGACGGTTTTCATGAAGACATATCTCGACATTCTTATTGATCCACGTGGCTGGCTTGAATGTAATCATACTACCGATGTCAGCACTTTGTTCTATGCGGAGTTTCAGAACAACGGTCCAGGTGCTTCAACATCAGGTTGAGTCACATGGCCTGGGTTTCGGATCCTTCATTCTGCTTCAGAGGCTTCAAGGTTTACCGTTGCTACTTTCCTTGCTGGCAGCTCCTGGATTCCACCCGGTGTGCCATTTACTTCTGGTCTCtgagttaatatatataatatattgcaTAGACTTCACTATAAATGTAACTTGTTCTAAAAATTCGGACAACTGGAGATAAttgactttatatttttgtttgaaagacTGAAAATGTGGACATCTCAAATCTTATGAATCTCCCATGGATATACAGATCCAAACTATATTTTCTTTCCCCCAAAAATCTGATGATCACATAGTGGCTCGAGTAGGTTAGACTTTTAGCACTCTTTTTATGGACTAATAATACTTGAGATGTTACAATTGTGATTAGAAAGAGTAGAGGTAGACGAGAAGAGGATGGAATAAGTTGATCGGTTTCTTCGCCACAAGCAATTCCTTCCCACCTTGTCATCGTGGTTACAATTTTTTCCTATAGAAATCAGAGTCAGCTTTCTTTCCGCTCCATGTCCCACGCTATCTACCTTCTTTCTGCGCGTATACATACCAGAGAATATTCATTAGCCAAAGGAGATGATCATAAAACCAGCCCTTACTTCCACAAGATCAAAAGAGCTAAAAGGTAGTATGGATACTGAATATGTTAGAtgtgaacaaatcaaaacagaggCAAGGAATGTTATTGTCCAATAGTTTCACAACTATCATTGAGAAACTGAAGCAatgagaaaaaccaaaaaaaaccaggAGTGTGTTTTGTCTGGAATACGACACAAAGGAAGCTGAAGCAATGAGGAAAACCAAAAGAGGAAGTTACCTAGTTTGGTACAAAGAAGAACTATTGGGACACCAGGGACATAGTGCTTCAGCTGAAGGATACACTGCAAACAGAAGATAAAGCAGCAAACATCACAACGAGATACCATCTTTAGTatttttacaaaagtttttagTAAACTTCATTTCAAGACGCACTTTCTTGGACACATTCTCATAACTAGCCTTACTGATAGGAGGGAATGCTAAGATGAAAACGTCAGCACCACGGTAACTCGTAGGTCTCAATCTGTTATAATCATCCTGCCCTGTTTACAGCAAAACCCaaagtttcattaaaaaaaaagcatagcTGCTACTGCTACtacaactactactactacgtAAGAAGATCCCCAATATCCCACAATCCTAGTTGACAAGTGCTAAAGTAATAGATAACAGTGGATACATAATCCTGTTCCACGGTAAGTCTCGCAAGATTCAATGAGATACAAGCTTCACAAATCCTCACAACAGTTCAAATTCATTCATAATATATGGCCACAAAATTAAATCacataacaaaaccaaacaaatcaacaatttgtgttgatgtccaaatcggtccaattaaaatgttttaattcgGTGTTtagagggtcgaagttctcttttatatatgaaaa from Camelina sativa cultivar DH55 chromosome 3, Cs, whole genome shotgun sequence includes:
- the LOC104779204 gene encoding probable pectinesterase/pectinesterase inhibitor 17 is translated as MMQGTSLSLYLIFFAILSESVVSQKIFATVTVRKDGKGNFSRISDAIAVAPENNNGDIGYFHIAITEGVYAEYLIIPSNKGYVMMTGAGKNRTIITGNRSYRRWEKGFARGISHFETRRAQTMHKRLLYYPCQIDPSSTDAVLRASKTHSTFTPTSNFTATVTFTGPSISSLETAAVIFQNCNIYVRRTPTVLLAPIQSLLNPNQTSGVIIHNSRVTAATDLLPVLGSTKTYLGRPWDKYSTTVFMKTYLDILIDPRGWLECNHTTDVSTLFYAEFQNNGPGASTSG